One Roseburia rectibacter DNA window includes the following coding sequences:
- the ftsH gene encoding ATP-dependent zinc metalloprotease FtsH has protein sequence MNNKRSGFRGFGVYLILVLAVIAIWYWLDGNNVTNTYTRQQFETALAEGKVTQVNVVPNREVPTGSVNITFSDSSTQVMLVSDVAEIEQYMRETGFKTYTVQNPPEESWLLTLLPYLIIFAAMFIFFMIMTNQAAANSGGGSKMMNFGKSRARRMSDDPAKRVKFSDVAGLQEEKEELEEIVDFLRAPKKYTQLGARIPKGVLLVGPPGTGKTLLAKAIAGEAGVPFFSISGSDFVEMFVGVGASRVRDLFEEAKKNAPCIIFIDEIDAVARRRGTGMGGGHDEREQTLNQMLVEMDGFGVNEGIIVMAATNRVDILDPAIMRPGRFDRKVVVGRPDVRGREEILSVHAKNKPLGDDVDLKQIAQTTAGFTGADLENLLNEAAIVAAKDNRAYIRQDDIKKSFVKVGIGAEKKSRVISDKEKRITAFHESGHAILFHLLPDVGPVYSVSIIPTGSGAAGYTMPLPEKDEMFNTKGKMLQDIVVSLGGRVAEELVFDDITTGASQDIKQATQMAKAMVTKYGMSDNIGLICYDNDDDEVFIGRDLAHARGYSEGVASAIDQEIKRIIDECYAKAKQMITDNRDVLDACANLLLEKEKISQQEFEALFEK, from the coding sequence TTGAATAATAAGAGAAGCGGTTTTAGAGGATTTGGAGTATATCTGATATTAGTGCTTGCTGTCATTGCAATCTGGTACTGGCTCGACGGTAACAATGTGACCAATACTTATACGAGGCAGCAGTTTGAGACGGCGTTAGCAGAGGGTAAGGTGACACAGGTTAATGTGGTACCGAACCGTGAGGTGCCTACGGGAAGTGTGAACATTACATTCAGCGATTCGAGTACGCAGGTGATGCTTGTCTCTGACGTAGCAGAGATTGAGCAGTATATGCGGGAAACCGGATTTAAGACCTATACGGTACAGAATCCGCCGGAGGAGAGCTGGCTTTTGACACTGCTTCCATATCTGATCATTTTTGCTGCGATGTTCATTTTCTTTATGATCATGACAAATCAGGCGGCAGCAAATTCAGGTGGCGGAAGCAAGATGATGAATTTTGGAAAGAGCCGTGCGAGAAGGATGAGTGATGATCCGGCGAAACGTGTGAAGTTCTCGGATGTGGCAGGATTGCAGGAAGAAAAAGAAGAGTTAGAAGAAATCGTTGATTTCTTACGCGCACCGAAGAAATATACACAGCTTGGTGCGAGAATCCCCAAAGGTGTACTTTTGGTGGGACCTCCTGGTACCGGTAAGACATTGCTTGCAAAAGCGATCGCAGGAGAGGCGGGAGTACCATTTTTCTCTATTTCAGGTTCTGATTTTGTAGAGATGTTTGTCGGTGTCGGTGCATCGAGAGTTCGTGACCTTTTTGAGGAAGCAAAGAAAAATGCACCGTGTATCATTTTTATCGATGAGATCGATGCAGTTGCAAGACGAAGAGGAACAGGTATGGGCGGCGGTCACGACGAGCGCGAGCAGACCTTAAACCAGATGCTTGTCGAGATGGACGGATTTGGCGTGAATGAAGGCATTATTGTCATGGCTGCGACCAACCGTGTGGATATCTTAGATCCGGCGATCATGCGTCCGGGACGTTTTGACCGTAAAGTTGTTGTGGGTCGCCCGGATGTGCGCGGAAGAGAGGAGATCCTTTCCGTTCATGCAAAAAACAAGCCTCTTGGCGATGACGTTGACTTAAAACAGATCGCACAGACAACAGCAGGATTTACCGGTGCAGATCTTGAAAATCTTCTGAATGAAGCTGCGATCGTTGCGGCAAAAGATAACCGTGCCTATATCAGACAGGATGACATCAAGAAGTCCTTTGTAAAAGTCGGAATCGGTGCGGAGAAGAAAAGCCGCGTGATCTCTGACAAGGAAAAACGTATCACGGCATTCCACGAATCCGGTCATGCAATCTTATTCCATTTATTACCGGATGTAGGACCTGTTTATTCTGTTTCGATCATTCCGACCGGAAGCGGCGCTGCAGGATATACCATGCCTTTGCCGGAAAAGGATGAGATGTTTAACACGAAGGGCAAGATGTTACAGGATATCGTTGTATCACTTGGCGGACGTGTGGCGGAAGAACTTGTATTTGATGACATCACGACCGGGGCATCACAGGATATCAAGCAGGCGACCCAGATGGCAAAGGCCATGGTCACTAAATATGGTATGTCTGATAATATCGGTCTGATCTGCTATGACAATGATGATGATGAAGTATTCATCGGACGTGATCTTGCACATGCCAGAGGATACAGCGAGGGTGTAGCAAGTGCGATCGATCAGGAGATCAAGCGTATCATTGATGAATGTTATGCGAAAGCAAAGCAGATGATCACAGATAACCGTGATGTATTAGATGCCTGTGCAAACCTTCTGTTAGAAAAAGAAAAGATCAGCCAGCAGGAATTTGAAGCATTATTTGAGAAGTAA
- a CDS encoding sulfate ABC transporter substrate-binding protein, protein MRKRMAAILAAVMLAMGTFAGCGSVADADTVEIVNVSYDPTRELYKAYNTMFEQHWEEQAGQKVRIIQSHGGSGKQALEVANGLDADVVTLALEGDIQTISDSGLIDQGFVSEFPDDSAPYTSTIVFLVRKGNPKQIKDWDDLLRSDVSVITPNPKTSGGARWNYLAAWYYFERKGESEEEITEHMKTLYQNVLVLDSGARGSTTTFIENGQGDVLIAWENEAFLSMQEEPGEYEIVVPSASVLCQPTVAVVDEVVDRRGSRAVAEEYLNYLYSDEAQKLVGENYYRPADPDIVKEFYTEEGTREIAEIPSDGKWMVTDVDLADISHFGGWNTVIEKHFSDGGIFDTIYERNR, encoded by the coding sequence ATGAGAAAGAGGATGGCAGCAATCCTTGCGGCAGTGATGCTTGCAATGGGGACATTCGCCGGATGCGGCAGTGTGGCAGATGCGGATACAGTAGAGATCGTCAATGTTTCCTACGATCCGACCAGAGAATTATACAAGGCCTACAATACCATGTTTGAACAACACTGGGAAGAACAGGCAGGGCAGAAAGTAAGGATCATCCAGTCTCATGGCGGTTCCGGAAAACAGGCACTTGAGGTTGCAAACGGACTGGACGCAGATGTGGTAACACTTGCATTAGAAGGTGATATCCAGACAATCTCCGATTCCGGGCTGATCGATCAGGGTTTTGTATCAGAGTTTCCGGATGACAGCGCTCCTTATACTTCAACAATTGTTTTTCTTGTGCGGAAAGGCAATCCAAAACAGATCAAAGACTGGGATGATCTGCTCAGATCAGATGTCAGCGTTATTACTCCGAATCCAAAGACGTCCGGTGGAGCGAGATGGAATTATCTTGCAGCATGGTACTATTTTGAGAGAAAGGGCGAGAGCGAGGAAGAGATTACGGAGCATATGAAGACGTTATATCAGAATGTGCTGGTTTTGGATTCTGGTGCACGCGGTTCCACAACGACATTCATTGAGAATGGTCAGGGCGATGTTTTAATTGCATGGGAGAATGAAGCATTTTTATCCATGCAGGAAGAGCCGGGGGAATATGAGATTGTTGTTCCATCGGCATCGGTACTCTGTCAGCCGACCGTGGCAGTTGTGGATGAAGTGGTTGACCGGAGAGGCAGCAGGGCTGTGGCAGAGGAATACTTAAATTATCTGTATTCGGATGAGGCACAGAAACTTGTGGGAGAAAATTATTACCGTCCGGCAGATCCAGATATTGTAAAGGAATTTTATACAGAGGAAGGAACACGTGAGATCGCAGAAATTCCTTCCGATGGAAAATGGATGGTGACGGATGTTGATCTGGCAGATATCAGTCATTTTGGGGGATGGAATACAGTGATAGAGAAACATTTCTCAGATGGCGGGATCTTCGATACAATCTATGAACGTAACAGATAA
- the cysT gene encoding sulfate ABC transporter permease subunit CysT yields MKKSKNKRVIPGFGLSFGITITMLGLIVIIPLCSLVIFSAKLSPSEFIQTITRPRVLSSYAVSFFTAFVAAAIDAVMGMIIAWVLVRYDFPGKAIMDGIIELPFALPTAVAGIALTHLTTTEGWVGAFFQKFGIKIAYTRLGIIVALVFIGIPFVVRAVQPVLEKIDIQYEEAANILGANSRQTMFRVILPEILPSLIAGFTMSFARGLGEYGSVVFIAGNTPYETEIAPLMIMSKLQEFDYAGATSIALVMLAAAFVILFINAWLQSRASKIVSGIA; encoded by the coding sequence ATGAAAAAAAGTAAAAATAAACGAGTGATCCCCGGATTCGGGCTGTCATTTGGGATCACCATAACAATGCTTGGACTGATCGTTATTATTCCGTTATGTTCGCTGGTTATATTTTCTGCGAAACTTTCACCGTCAGAATTTATTCAGACGATCACAAGACCGCGTGTTTTATCCAGTTATGCAGTCAGTTTTTTTACCGCATTTGTGGCGGCAGCGATTGATGCAGTTATGGGTATGATCATTGCATGGGTGCTTGTAAGGTATGATTTTCCGGGAAAAGCGATCATGGACGGCATCATAGAACTTCCATTTGCGCTTCCGACTGCAGTGGCGGGCATCGCACTGACACATCTGACTACGACGGAAGGCTGGGTAGGAGCATTTTTTCAGAAGTTTGGAATTAAGATCGCATATACAAGACTTGGAATCATCGTAGCACTGGTGTTTATCGGAATCCCGTTTGTTGTGCGGGCGGTGCAGCCGGTTCTGGAAAAAATAGATATCCAGTACGAGGAGGCGGCAAATATCCTTGGTGCAAACAGCAGACAGACCATGTTCCGCGTAATCTTACCGGAAATCTTACCGTCTTTGATCGCCGGATTTACGATGTCTTTTGCAAGAGGACTTGGCGAATACGGAAGCGTAGTGTTCATTGCGGGAAATACGCCTTATGAGACGGAGATCGCACCGCTTATGATCATGTCAAAACTTCAGGAATTTGATTATGCGGGTGCAACCTCGATCGCCCTTGTGATGTTAGCGGCAGCATTTGTGATTCTTTTTATCAATGCATGGCTGCAGAGCAGGGCATCGAAGATTGTCAGCGGTATCGCATAA
- the cysW gene encoding sulfate ABC transporter permease subunit CysW, with product MEIRKNSGPLKWILIGISALFLIVMLILPLTYVLVTAFGEGIKVFVAAVTDYYALKAIGLTLEVTLIAVVVNTIFGIAASWCITRFQFHGKKILSTLIDLPLTISPVIAGLIYILTFGRQSILYEYLRSAGIKMIFAVPGIVVATVFVTFPFISREIIPVLSTLGTDEEEAAALMGANGFTIFRKITFPHIKWALLYGIVLCTARAMGEFGAVSVLSGHLQGKTNTMPLYIELLYQGYDFTGAFAVSAILVCMAVVILVLRSVLEHKGKEA from the coding sequence ATGGAGATCAGAAAAAATTCGGGACCACTCAAATGGATCCTGATCGGCATCAGTGCTTTATTTCTTATAGTGATGCTGATACTGCCGCTCACATATGTCCTTGTAACTGCATTCGGGGAAGGCATCAAGGTATTTGTGGCAGCAGTTACCGATTATTATGCATTAAAAGCGATCGGGCTTACATTAGAAGTAACGCTGATCGCTGTGGTGGTCAATACCATCTTTGGAATTGCAGCATCCTGGTGTATCACGCGGTTCCAGTTCCATGGAAAAAAGATATTGTCCACGCTGATCGACCTTCCACTTACAATCTCACCGGTCATTGCCGGACTGATCTATATCCTCACATTTGGACGGCAGAGTATTCTTTATGAGTATCTGCGGTCAGCGGGGATCAAGATGATATTTGCAGTACCGGGAATCGTGGTAGCAACCGTGTTTGTGACATTCCCATTTATTTCAAGGGAGATCATACCGGTGCTTTCCACACTTGGTACGGATGAGGAAGAGGCGGCAGCGCTGATGGGGGCAAATGGTTTTACGATTTTCCGGAAGATCACTTTTCCACATATCAAATGGGCACTGCTTTATGGAATCGTCCTTTGTACAGCAAGAGCAATGGGAGAGTTTGGTGCGGTGTCTGTTTTATCAGGACATCTTCAGGGAAAAACAAATACTATGCCGCTTTACATTGAACTTTTATATCAGGGTTATGATTTTACGGGTGCGTTTGCAGTATCGGCGATTCTGGTGTGTATGGCAGTCGTGATCTTAGTGCTTCGCAGTGTGTTAGAGCATAAGGGAAAAGAAGCGTAA
- a CDS encoding sulfate/molybdate ABC transporter ATP-binding protein, protein MAEQNYVELRQVNKKYKDFQASDDINFGIGKGKLIGLLGPSGSGKTTILRMLAGLEHADSGEIIIDGRVVNDVPASERGIGFVFQNYALFRYMTVYDNIAFGLDVKKWKKSDIKRRVDELVELVGLKGFEKRYPNQLSGGQRQRVAFARALAPNPELLLLDEPFAAIDAKVRQELRSWLREMITRVGITSIFVTHDQDEAIEVADEIIITNHGHIEQAGTPIEIYSQPKTPFVTEFMGSPTRISNITSFHGYEQLGEGFHAVVRPEHVSVTKETEQSRFSSSVEEGVVERVMFRGREVELHVRVHDVLLVANRRLEETPITEGERVNVFIYQVFAFLADEAGMQNVQIVENANIETEKLFYI, encoded by the coding sequence ATGGCGGAACAAAATTATGTAGAACTTAGGCAGGTGAATAAAAAATATAAAGATTTTCAGGCATCCGATGATATTAATTTTGGAATCGGAAAAGGAAAACTGATCGGTCTGCTTGGACCAAGCGGCAGTGGAAAAACAACGATCCTTCGAATGCTGGCAGGATTAGAACATGCGGATTCCGGTGAGATCATCATTGATGGAAGAGTTGTCAATGATGTGCCTGCGAGTGAGCGTGGAATCGGGTTTGTATTCCAAAATTATGCATTGTTCCGCTATATGACCGTATATGATAATATAGCATTTGGACTGGATGTAAAAAAATGGAAAAAATCGGATATCAAACGACGTGTTGATGAGTTAGTCGAGTTAGTCGGGTTAAAGGGATTTGAGAAGCGTTATCCGAACCAGTTATCCGGTGGACAGAGACAGAGAGTTGCATTTGCGAGAGCCTTAGCACCGAATCCGGAACTTCTTCTTTTAGATGAACCGTTTGCAGCCATTGATGCAAAAGTGCGTCAGGAGCTTAGAAGCTGGCTTCGGGAGATGATCACGAGAGTCGGTATTACCAGTATCTTTGTCACGCATGATCAGGATGAAGCGATTGAGGTTGCCGATGAGATCATCATTACCAACCACGGACACATCGAGCAGGCGGGAACTCCGATTGAGATATACAGCCAGCCGAAGACGCCATTTGTCACAGAATTCATGGGTAGTCCGACAAGGATCAGCAACATCACGAGTTTTCATGGATATGAGCAACTGGGTGAAGGTTTTCATGCTGTGGTAAGACCGGAGCATGTGAGTGTCACAAAGGAAACAGAGCAGAGCCGTTTTTCTTCTTCTGTGGAGGAAGGTGTTGTGGAGCGTGTGATGTTCCGTGGCAGAGAGGTAGAACTTCATGTGAGGGTACATGATGTGCTGCTTGTGGCTAACCGGAGATTAGAGGAGACTCCGATCACGGAGGGCGAGCGTGTCAACGTATTTATCTATCAGGTGTTTGCGTTCTTAGCAGACGAGGCGGGAATGCAGAATGTACAGATTGTAGAAAATGCCAATATCGAAACAGAGAAGCTGTTCTATATTTAA